A single region of the Saprospiraceae bacterium genome encodes:
- a CDS encoding ABC transporter permease — protein sequence MPLSNHHEMPDPPKWANRFLEWYCSPDQIDEIQGDLYEVFQSDVKNRGIRYARLKFIRDVLLFFRPSSFKKEQPVYPNKTIMFNYYLKTTFRNLFKNSAYSAINIFGLALGLAACLLVFSYTQRESNYDTMHADLDQLYRVNQTAIWDPEGGVMSSTAPPLAALLKAKYPEIEASTRINTPGGRIVRYKPSNQQVLAFNEEDILAADSNFFDFFAFTLKEGDARTALQGVGKVILSAEAAEKYFGEEQAIGKTLEFGDERMAVEVTGVTNPQPENLHFHFDFLLSMPTNPNVEKFDWSYIWTQMVTYVKLRPGVDVDAFETKLEAIADTYVQPSFSRLGMDYKDFVGNKGGWNFYLQPVRDIHLKSVDIGNRIGPIGDMAIINLLRFVALLILLIAMLNFINLSTARASTRAKEIGVKKTMGAFRYTLVGQFLMESIIITALATLLALGMVTILQTIIQYFSGIFISTAFIFNKAFLLILLLIPIGIGVLAGLYPAFYLSAYKPLQVLKGNLSGGIKSGALRNVLVTAQFTISIALMAGTLLIHQQLQFLNKKDLGFNEENIIVINHAEKLGNKLPSFRNEIKDIPGVVNASLAMDMPGRGTFEDIFSREGSDLKLPISQNKIDEYYFETMGLSLSAGRAFEKNRPSDKNGLIINETTAKLFAWEDGEAIGKSILYPDYPGELTVIGVVKDFHFQSLRENITPMMFFNIESDMWGDQRVLTLKYAQKDEQQLLSQLETTWKEMALDVPFEYSYFDQELAQLYEQERSLSGLISVFTSFSLFIAIIGLVGLLAFSAEQKRKEIGIRKVLGASILQVFLMLNQQYLKLFLLALVLAVPLSWQSMQQWLNSFAYSININVFVYVIAGLLVVILSFISVSYLSLKAASTNPATVLKDE from the coding sequence ATGCCACTATCCAACCATCATGAAATGCCGGACCCGCCAAAATGGGCAAATAGATTCCTGGAATGGTATTGCTCTCCTGACCAGATTGATGAGATACAAGGTGACCTTTATGAAGTATTTCAGTCCGATGTAAAAAATAGGGGCATTCGGTATGCCAGACTCAAGTTTATACGTGATGTATTGTTGTTTTTTCGACCTTCCTCTTTTAAAAAAGAGCAGCCTGTTTATCCTAACAAAACAATTATGTTTAATTACTATCTTAAGACCACTTTTCGAAATCTATTCAAAAATAGCGCCTATTCCGCTATCAATATCTTTGGTTTGGCCCTGGGGCTTGCGGCTTGTCTGCTGGTCTTTTCCTATACCCAGCGAGAAAGTAATTATGACACCATGCATGCAGACCTGGACCAACTCTACCGGGTGAATCAAACGGCTATTTGGGACCCAGAAGGAGGCGTGATGAGTTCGACAGCCCCCCCGCTTGCAGCCCTGCTCAAAGCGAAATATCCAGAAATTGAAGCATCAACCAGGATCAACACGCCTGGCGGTCGCATTGTAAGGTATAAGCCCTCAAACCAACAGGTTTTGGCCTTCAATGAGGAGGATATCTTGGCAGCAGACTCTAATTTTTTTGATTTTTTTGCTTTTACGCTCAAAGAAGGAGATGCCCGGACCGCCTTGCAAGGTGTCGGGAAGGTGATATTATCCGCTGAAGCGGCAGAAAAATATTTTGGAGAGGAACAAGCTATTGGGAAAACCTTGGAATTTGGCGATGAAAGGATGGCTGTAGAAGTAACAGGCGTGACGAATCCACAACCTGAAAACCTGCATTTCCACTTTGATTTTCTATTGTCGATGCCAACCAATCCTAATGTGGAAAAATTTGACTGGAGTTATATTTGGACACAAATGGTTACCTATGTTAAATTGAGGCCTGGCGTCGACGTGGATGCCTTTGAGACGAAATTAGAAGCTATTGCTGATACCTATGTGCAGCCAAGCTTTTCCAGGTTGGGGATGGATTATAAAGATTTTGTAGGTAACAAAGGTGGCTGGAATTTTTACTTGCAACCCGTCAGAGATATCCATTTGAAATCAGTAGATATTGGCAACCGGATAGGGCCGATAGGCGATATGGCCATCATTAATTTATTGCGATTTGTGGCCCTTCTCATTTTATTGATCGCTATGCTCAATTTCATTAACCTCTCCACGGCGCGGGCAAGCACCAGAGCTAAGGAAATTGGCGTTAAAAAAACGATGGGCGCTTTTCGCTATACTTTGGTTGGTCAATTTCTGATGGAATCCATTATCATTACAGCCCTTGCTACTTTGTTAGCGCTAGGTATGGTGACCATCCTACAAACAATCATCCAGTATTTTTCTGGCATCTTTATTTCCACTGCCTTTATATTCAATAAAGCATTCCTACTGATTCTTTTGTTGATACCCATCGGAATTGGCGTATTGGCAGGGTTGTATCCGGCTTTTTATCTTTCTGCTTATAAACCCTTACAGGTGTTGAAAGGCAACCTTTCGGGAGGTATAAAAAGTGGTGCATTACGAAATGTACTGGTGACTGCCCAGTTTACCATTTCTATCGCCTTGATGGCGGGCACCTTGCTGATTCACCAGCAGCTCCAGTTTTTAAATAAAAAAGACCTTGGATTTAACGAAGAAAACATCATCGTTATCAATCATGCAGAAAAACTAGGCAACAAATTGCCATCATTCCGCAATGAAATCAAAGACATACCCGGTGTAGTCAATGCCTCCCTGGCCATGGATATGCCGGGAAGAGGAACCTTTGAAGATATTTTCAGCAGAGAAGGTTCTGATCTGAAATTGCCGATCAGCCAGAATAAGATAGACGAATATTACTTTGAAACCATGGGATTATCTTTGTCGGCTGGGCGGGCCTTTGAAAAAAACCGGCCTTCTGACAAAAATGGACTTATCATTAACGAAACCACCGCAAAACTATTCGCCTGGGAAGACGGAGAAGCCATCGGAAAATCCATTCTCTATCCTGATTATCCTGGTGAATTGACGGTAATTGGAGTCGTAAAAGATTTTCATTTCCAATCCCTCCGGGAAAATATTACCCCCATGATGTTTTTTAATATCGAGTCAGACATGTGGGGCGACCAGCGGGTCCTTACCCTTAAATATGCCCAAAAAGACGAACAGCAGCTGCTCTCCCAGCTAGAGACCACCTGGAAGGAAATGGCCTTGGATGTTCCTTTTGAATATTCCTATTTTGACCAGGAACTGGCTCAATTGTATGAGCAGGAACGTAGCTTGTCGGGCCTCATTTCGGTATTCACAAGCTTTTCCCTGTTCATCGCCATCATCGGCTTAGTCGGCCTATTGGCTTTTTCGGCCGAACAAAAACGGAAGGAAATTGGCATTCGAAAGGTGCTGGGCGCCTCCATTTTACAAGTCTTTTTAATGCTCAACCAACAATACTTAAAGCTATTTTTATTGGCCTTGGTTTTAGCCGTGCCACTCTCTTGGCAAAGCATGCAGCAATGGCTAAACTCCTTCGCTTATAGTATCAATATAAATGTATTCGTGTATGTCATTGCTGGTTTGTTGGTCGTCATTTTGTCTTTCATCAGCGTGAGTTATCTTTCCCTAAAGGCTGCCTCGACCAACCCTGCTACGGTGTTGAAGGATGAATAA
- a CDS encoding alpha/beta hydrolase family protein has protein sequence MKLHTLCLFLFLGFQAFSATVDTMVVFSVSMNKSIQNIVILPDNDGDANKRYPVVYLLHGATGDYTDWIKKVPAIVDYADEHQFIIVCPDGGNTSWYFDSPIDPSMQYETYISKELVSKVDSQYPTLATPEKRAITGLSMGGHGALFLCFRNQDIWLAAGSMSGGVDIRPFPNNWDIKARLGTYAAHPERWETHSVTNLLYLLNGKSLSLIIDCGVDDFFYQVNAKLHDKMVERNIPHDYIERPGKHNWDYWENAVKYQLLFFDDFFAGEE, from the coding sequence ATGAAACTACATACACTTTGTCTTTTCCTTTTTCTAGGCTTCCAAGCCTTCAGCGCCACCGTTGACACGATGGTCGTTTTTTCTGTGAGTATGAATAAATCCATCCAGAATATTGTTATTCTACCTGACAATGATGGTGATGCCAATAAACGCTACCCCGTTGTTTATCTCTTGCATGGGGCAACTGGTGATTATACGGATTGGATAAAAAAAGTACCTGCCATTGTGGACTATGCTGACGAACACCAATTCATCATTGTTTGTCCTGATGGCGGCAATACTAGCTGGTATTTTGACAGCCCTATTGATCCTTCCATGCAGTACGAAACCTATATTTCAAAAGAGCTGGTGAGTAAGGTGGATAGCCAATACCCTACCCTGGCCACGCCCGAAAAAAGAGCCATCACCGGACTGAGCATGGGCGGACACGGCGCTTTGTTTTTGTGTTTTCGGAACCAGGATATTTGGCTGGCAGCAGGAAGCATGAGCGGAGGCGTAGATATCCGGCCATTCCCCAATAACTGGGACATCAAAGCGCGCCTAGGCACCTACGCTGCCCACCCGGAACGCTGGGAAACCCATTCTGTGACCAATCTGCTATACCTGCTCAATGGCAAATCCTTGTCCTTGATCATTGACTGCGGGGTAGATGATTTCTTTTACCAGGTGAATGCGAAGCTCCATGACAAAATGGTAGAGCGCAATATCCCCCATGATTATATCGAACGACCCGGAAAACACAATTGGGACTATTGGGAAAATGCTGTGAAGTACCAGTTGTTGTTTTTTGATGATTTTTTTGCGGGGGAGGAGTAG
- a CDS encoding ATP-binding cassette domain-containing protein: MIRLQHITKVFNRDQVNEVVALKEVDLHIKQGEFVCLIGANGSGKTTLLNIISGSILPSQGKVLLHNEEVTDLPEHKRSQWIARVFQNPLGGTAPDLSILDNFRLAALRTSKKRLRIGITEAFKASVREKIAILGLGLENKLQQPMGTLSGGQRQALTLLMSTMDHTDILLLDEPTAALDPHSAEVVMQTAERIIKEYNLTTVLITHDLEDALRYGNRLIQMKNGQVARDLDATAKDSLALKEVFEWFSA; encoded by the coding sequence ATGATTCGATTACAACATATCACCAAGGTTTTCAACCGGGACCAAGTCAACGAGGTCGTGGCTTTAAAGGAGGTGGATTTGCACATCAAGCAGGGAGAATTTGTCTGCCTGATTGGAGCCAATGGTTCGGGTAAAACGACGCTCTTAAATATCATCTCAGGATCCATTTTACCAAGCCAGGGCAAGGTGCTTCTTCATAATGAGGAGGTCACTGACTTACCGGAACACAAGCGTAGCCAATGGATTGCGCGTGTATTTCAGAACCCACTGGGAGGCACGGCACCAGATTTGAGCATCCTCGACAATTTCAGGTTGGCAGCCTTGCGCACCTCCAAAAAGCGGCTTCGCATCGGTATTACTGAAGCTTTTAAGGCCAGTGTTCGGGAAAAAATAGCCATCTTGGGTTTGGGTTTGGAAAATAAACTACAGCAGCCCATGGGCACGCTATCTGGCGGACAGCGACAGGCGCTCACCTTGCTTATGAGTACGATGGATCATACCGATATCCTGTTGCTGGATGAACCAACGGCAGCCCTCGATCCCCACTCTGCCGAAGTTGTGATGCAAACGGCGGAACGGATCATCAAGGAGTATAACCTTACCACTGTCCTCATCACACATGATTTGGAGGATGCACTGCGATATGGCAATCGGCTTATTCAGATGAAAAATGGACAAGTTGCCCGCGATTTGGATGCCACAGCTAAGGATAGCCTTGCCTTAAAGGAAGTATTTGAATGGTTTAGCGCTTAA
- a CDS encoding ABC transporter substrate-binding protein → MQNWRTIPKLLVLSILTVITACNQKQDGIPNLGFVDAFEDSTIEKAKIGFLDALKAAGYAEEDKTLHLIYRNAQGDIPTLTQIIKYFIAQEVDLIASNPSLSTIAAVQNTKDIPIFMMVAPTPALMNVQDAAGNAPPNLFGVADNLAYIDTSFSIIPKLIKPKADQLRIGLLYNQSEPQSVDAFEKLQGLATNLGIELVAKPVNTTADVSLVTGALLNADIDAFFANPDNTIFGSFETIIKACNEANVPVFTSEAGLVDRGAVAAYGADIYQWGYQAGQQAAQFLKAGSTANLKWEMVKLRKKVYNPSSAARFGIEVPADYEPIN, encoded by the coding sequence ATGCAAAATTGGAGAACGATTCCCAAATTATTGGTTTTGTCTATATTGACCGTAATCACCGCCTGTAATCAAAAGCAGGATGGTATTCCAAACCTTGGCTTTGTGGATGCGTTTGAGGATAGTACAATCGAAAAGGCTAAAATTGGTTTTTTGGATGCCTTAAAGGCTGCCGGATATGCAGAAGAAGACAAAACGCTACACTTGATCTATCGCAATGCACAAGGTGACATTCCCACCCTTACCCAAATCATCAAGTATTTCATTGCCCAGGAAGTTGACTTAATTGCTTCCAATCCTTCACTTTCGACAATTGCTGCCGTCCAAAATACCAAGGACATTCCGATCTTTATGATGGTCGCACCTACACCGGCCTTGATGAATGTACAAGACGCCGCGGGTAATGCCCCTCCTAATCTATTTGGGGTTGCAGATAACCTGGCTTATATCGATACCTCTTTTTCGATTATTCCCAAGCTGATAAAGCCTAAAGCTGACCAATTGAGAATAGGCCTGTTGTATAACCAATCTGAACCGCAGTCGGTTGATGCCTTCGAAAAACTGCAAGGTTTGGCTACGAACCTCGGCATTGAGTTGGTCGCCAAACCTGTCAATACAACGGCTGACGTATCTTTGGTCACGGGGGCCTTACTAAATGCGGATATTGATGCCTTTTTCGCCAATCCTGACAACACCATCTTTGGCTCCTTTGAAACAATTATCAAGGCTTGCAACGAAGCTAATGTACCTGTTTTCACCAGTGAGGCAGGCCTGGTCGATCGCGGCGCCGTGGCCGCCTACGGAGCTGACATTTACCAATGGGGCTACCAAGCTGGCCAACAAGCAGCTCAGTTTCTCAAAGCCGGGTCAACTGCAAACTTGAAATGGGAAATGGTTAAGTTGAGAAAAAAAGTTTATAACCCCAGTTCCGCAGCGCGCTTTGGTATTGAAGTGCCTGCCGACTATGAGCCGATAAACTAA
- a CDS encoding pepsin/retropepsin-like aspartic protease family protein yields the protein MDKRLYGVAMSLKTLTIVMQIFVRYHRHLAWFICFFSLSVPPALGNNDALDEIFIAPELQFPQAVITNPNTIYIPFNLVGRLIAVEAKVDTFLGTFILDTGAERLLLNENYFGKNNNTSSGLAAVGNTGQVANVENRWVDTLHWDNLFFKNIQANIVDLSHIEAKKKIRLIGILGYNVFKDFELFLDFQLMQITLTRLDKNGFRLDSTAIWEQPYDSIDFKLAKHFIVLQAEVGEISLRFGLDTGAELNLIDRRVKRKILDQFEIVKRVKMLGAGQHTIEVLAGELKSVKVGNQYIESMRTLLTSLSDMNVNFGMRIDGVMGYEFLVDRRTLINYTRKKLFFFENQRP from the coding sequence ATGGACAAGCGACTTTATGGAGTCGCCATGTCGCTTAAAACCCTGACTATTGTAATGCAAATTTTCGTCCGATATCACCGCCATTTGGCTTGGTTTATTTGCTTTTTTTCTTTATCCGTTCCGCCTGCGCTTGGAAATAACGATGCATTAGATGAAATTTTTATTGCACCGGAATTGCAATTTCCCCAAGCGGTTATTACCAATCCGAATACCATTTATATTCCTTTCAATTTAGTCGGCCGTCTGATCGCAGTGGAAGCTAAAGTAGACACGTTTTTAGGGACTTTTATCCTGGATACGGGAGCGGAGCGACTATTGCTAAATGAGAATTATTTCGGGAAAAATAATAACACTTCATCCGGACTGGCAGCGGTGGGGAATACCGGGCAGGTAGCAAATGTGGAGAATCGTTGGGTAGATACATTGCATTGGGATAATCTCTTTTTCAAAAATATACAAGCCAATATCGTTGACTTGTCTCATATTGAAGCCAAGAAAAAAATTCGATTAATTGGCATTCTTGGATACAATGTGTTTAAAGATTTTGAGCTATTCCTCGATTTTCAATTGATGCAAATTACTCTTACGCGCTTGGATAAAAATGGGTTTCGGCTTGATTCTACTGCTATTTGGGAACAACCTTACGACAGCATAGACTTTAAATTAGCCAAACATTTTATCGTCCTACAAGCGGAAGTAGGGGAGATTTCCTTGAGGTTTGGCTTGGACACTGGGGCCGAACTTAACCTGATAGATAGGAGGGTAAAGCGAAAAATATTAGATCAATTTGAAATTGTGAAGCGGGTAAAAATGCTCGGCGCTGGCCAGCATACCATAGAAGTATTGGCGGGGGAATTAAAATCGGTGAAGGTGGGGAACCAATACATAGAAAGCATGCGTACCCTTTTGACCAGCCTTTCTGACATGAATGTTAACTTTGGCATGAGAATAGATGGTGTAATGGGGTATGAGTTCCTGGTCGACAGGCGTACCTTGATCAACTACACGCGGAAAAAGTTGTTTTTCTTTGAAAACCAAAGGCCTTAA
- a CDS encoding glycogen-binding domain-containing protein, with protein MSLKAKINRKRLLSIFLLFLVNWLAAQQISKAYFFEGDEVVFEFDSRDYAKAYKAGTEEQLDFADLKIHEVIVSGKFNGWASDNWTMKKISRYKYQLRKKIWEFNDPFKWEFKFLVNGQYEARPLNAEPNAKIHSNDFLEDTYNLKLDNIKPAINGNTLFSLKGFLQAGKVILAGSFNGWNEDYLRMSRTDEGWELRINLPPGNYEYKFIADGNWLHDPANPRKIRNEHGTFNSILTIQQLVTFRLKGFPNAKQVILAGSFNDWNEKKTQLSQQDGQWAITLELPVGKHLYKFIVDGNWMVDPANPLHEQDRKGYVNSVLLVR; from the coding sequence ATGAGCCTAAAGGCGAAAATAAATCGAAAAAGACTACTGAGTATTTTTTTATTATTCCTGGTAAATTGGCTGGCTGCCCAGCAAATATCCAAAGCTTATTTCTTTGAAGGAGATGAAGTGGTGTTTGAGTTTGATAGCCGTGATTATGCCAAGGCATATAAAGCAGGAACGGAAGAGCAATTGGATTTTGCGGATTTAAAAATTCATGAAGTCATTGTTTCTGGCAAGTTTAATGGCTGGGCGAGTGACAATTGGACAATGAAAAAAATCAGTCGCTACAAATACCAGTTGCGCAAAAAAATATGGGAATTCAATGACCCTTTTAAATGGGAATTCAAATTTCTGGTCAATGGCCAATACGAAGCAAGGCCGCTCAATGCTGAGCCCAATGCTAAAATTCATTCTAATGATTTTTTAGAGGATACCTATAACCTGAAACTAGATAATATAAAACCCGCTATTAATGGAAATACCCTGTTTTCGCTCAAAGGGTTCTTACAGGCTGGAAAAGTGATTCTAGCAGGTTCTTTTAATGGTTGGAATGAAGATTACCTCAGAATGAGCCGGACGGATGAAGGCTGGGAGCTTCGTATCAACCTTCCGCCGGGCAACTACGAGTACAAGTTTATCGCAGACGGCAATTGGTTGCATGACCCCGCTAATCCCAGAAAAATAAGGAATGAACATGGTACGTTCAATTCCATTTTAACAATACAGCAGTTGGTCACCTTTCGCCTCAAAGGATTTCCTAACGCCAAGCAAGTCATCCTCGCAGGCTCTTTCAATGATTGGAATGAGAAAAAAACGCAACTTTCCCAGCAGGATGGCCAATGGGCTATCACCTTGGAACTACCAGTAGGTAAGCACCTCTATAAATTTATCGTTGATGGCAATTGGATGGTGGACCCTGCTAATCCATTGCACGAACAGGACCGAAAAGGCTATGTCAATTCGGTGCTACTGGTCAGGTAA
- a CDS encoding high-potential iron-sulfur protein — translation MTVFFGFILAACRPKSPSAEAESKAIQSNACDDLSSLNEAEKTLRQTFGYVRESPVADNHCNNCNLWIPNESDKACGKCLLFKGPVYATGYCTYWAPQL, via the coding sequence ATGACGGTGTTTTTTGGCTTTATACTTGCCGCTTGTCGACCCAAATCGCCATCCGCTGAAGCAGAATCAAAGGCCATTCAGTCGAATGCCTGTGACGATTTATCGAGCCTGAACGAAGCGGAAAAGACGCTTCGGCAAACTTTTGGTTATGTACGGGAATCACCAGTTGCTGATAATCACTGTAATAACTGCAACCTTTGGATCCCAAATGAATCGGATAAAGCTTGTGGCAAATGCCTATTATTTAAAGGGCCGGTTTATGCCACTGGTTATTGCACGTATTGGGCACCTCAATTATAA
- a CDS encoding PSD1 and planctomycete cytochrome C domain-containing protein, with amino-acid sequence MRTNSIRICFLFYCSTMGLLEWGCQSGTTLSKDIDAEALFVYEVLPLIESKCQSCHGEKPAAMEGAFDMRTREGLLKGGESGQAALIPGRPKESPLYLAASRIDPDFAMPPKEGDALSAADLQILHDWIAGGAPWPDEQRQAALLAEADPSKLSRIRVPTVGGLSERWTNRRYKMDDLWAFLPLQPQEIPVEFAGQTNNPVDAFINKKLAEKDLKAAAPADKRTLLRRATFDLTGLPPTEAEIQAFLTDDSPDAFDQVIERLLASPHYGEQWGRHWLDIVRYADSGGFSNDYIRPNAWRYRDYVIRAFNEDKPYNQFVLEQLAGDEIDPDNPEMLIATGFLRMGPWEHTGMSVAAETRQFYLDDVTNIVGETFLSLPLNCAKCHDHKYDPIATKDYYQIQAVFATTQFADRPAPFLAEEKVKLSDPEKQRIADWIDRTKAEQEQMKEKEENAAKDWYRAHKRPYLPKNIRRKLPEDQHPPRYYGLSYQDLGYQKVLNKRLQTLGRTKDRFDTLAYAVYNGPNRIVGGQGGAKMPKEVGEEAAPTYILGGGSVYAPLERVEPGVLSALGKLRTALDGNGKATMDSTLPNTMNGRRLAFARWLTQEDHPMTTRSLVNRIWQYHFGAGLAGNPNNFGATGKKPTHPELLDWLAIHFVEKGWSIKDLHRLIMRSEAYQRASDHPQLDRLQRLDPANQCLAVFNPRRLEAEELRDAMLFASGELNLEVGGFPIRPEINQEVALQPRQIMGSVAQAYQPSRTPAERNRRTIYAERYRTLADPILEVFNQPGTDFSCEERTQSTVATQAFAQFNSRQTRARALAMAQRLAALHKTQEEQIHQAILQVWNRKARPGEIREAQAYLTKMTEYHQKNAPVTIEYPTEVTRQMMEEMTGEPFEYIEELDIYKDYIPDLMDKDVVPGVRAMADLAVVLFNANEFLYVY; translated from the coding sequence ATGAGGACTAATTCCATTCGCATCTGTTTTCTTTTTTATTGTAGCACCATGGGCCTATTGGAATGGGGGTGTCAATCAGGTACTACGCTGAGCAAAGACATTGATGCAGAGGCACTCTTTGTCTATGAAGTATTGCCCTTGATAGAAAGCAAATGTCAAAGTTGTCATGGAGAAAAGCCAGCTGCTATGGAAGGCGCTTTTGATATGCGAACGCGGGAAGGACTACTAAAGGGTGGAGAATCTGGCCAAGCTGCCTTGATACCAGGCCGACCAAAGGAAAGCCCGCTTTACCTCGCCGCTAGCCGCATCGATCCCGATTTTGCCATGCCACCCAAGGAAGGCGACGCCCTTTCGGCAGCAGACCTTCAAATCCTCCACGATTGGATTGCTGGTGGAGCGCCTTGGCCCGATGAACAGCGACAAGCTGCTTTATTGGCGGAAGCCGACCCGTCTAAGTTGAGCCGGATTCGGGTGCCGACCGTTGGCGGACTTTCGGAGCGCTGGACCAATCGACGCTATAAAATGGATGACCTTTGGGCCTTTTTACCGCTCCAGCCACAGGAAATTCCCGTTGAATTTGCTGGCCAGACCAACAATCCTGTTGATGCCTTTATCAACAAAAAACTGGCAGAAAAAGACCTTAAAGCAGCTGCACCTGCTGACAAGCGAACCCTCCTTCGCCGAGCCACTTTTGACCTGACCGGATTGCCACCTACGGAAGCGGAAATTCAAGCCTTTCTAACAGATGATTCGCCAGACGCCTTTGACCAAGTCATTGAGCGACTGCTTGCTAGTCCGCACTATGGAGAACAATGGGGCCGCCACTGGCTCGATATCGTTCGTTATGCTGATAGTGGAGGCTTTTCAAACGATTATATCCGCCCCAATGCCTGGCGTTACCGCGATTATGTGATTCGCGCCTTTAATGAAGATAAACCTTATAACCAATTTGTACTTGAACAATTGGCCGGGGACGAAATCGACCCTGACAACCCGGAAATGCTCATTGCCACCGGTTTTCTTCGCATGGGGCCGTGGGAGCACACCGGTATGAGTGTGGCAGCCGAAACCCGGCAGTTCTACTTGGACGATGTCACCAATATCGTAGGAGAAACCTTTCTATCCTTACCACTCAATTGCGCCAAATGCCACGATCATAAATACGACCCCATCGCCACCAAAGATTACTACCAAATACAGGCTGTTTTTGCGACGACTCAATTTGCGGATCGACCCGCCCCCTTTCTGGCCGAGGAAAAGGTGAAACTTTCAGATCCTGAAAAACAGCGCATCGCAGATTGGATTGACAGAACCAAGGCGGAGCAAGAACAGATGAAAGAGAAGGAAGAAAATGCCGCCAAAGACTGGTATCGGGCGCACAAAAGGCCCTATTTGCCCAAAAATATTCGACGGAAGCTCCCTGAAGACCAGCATCCTCCCCGATATTACGGACTCAGCTACCAAGACCTGGGCTACCAAAAAGTGCTGAATAAACGCCTGCAGACCCTGGGAAGGACCAAAGATCGTTTTGATACCTTGGCTTATGCCGTCTACAACGGCCCCAATCGGATCGTCGGCGGACAGGGTGGAGCGAAAATGCCAAAAGAGGTGGGGGAGGAGGCTGCCCCAACGTATATCTTGGGGGGTGGATCAGTCTACGCCCCTTTGGAAAGGGTGGAGCCTGGTGTGCTAAGTGCCCTGGGCAAATTACGCACAGCCTTGGATGGCAATGGAAAAGCAACAATGGATTCGACCCTACCCAATACCATGAATGGCAGGCGCCTGGCTTTCGCCCGCTGGCTGACCCAGGAAGATCATCCGATGACTACCCGCTCCTTGGTCAACCGCATTTGGCAATATCATTTTGGGGCTGGATTAGCTGGAAACCCGAATAATTTTGGCGCAACAGGTAAAAAACCGACTCATCCGGAATTATTAGACTGGTTGGCCATACATTTTGTTGAAAAGGGCTGGTCGATAAAGGATTTGCACCGCCTCATAATGCGATCGGAGGCTTATCAACGGGCTAGCGACCATCCACAGCTAGATAGACTTCAACGCCTCGATCCAGCTAACCAGTGTTTGGCAGTATTCAACCCACGGCGGCTGGAAGCGGAGGAGCTTCGAGATGCCATGCTCTTTGCTTCAGGGGAATTGAATCTGGAAGTGGGTGGTTTTCCTATCCGGCCGGAAATTAATCAGGAGGTAGCCTTGCAGCCCCGCCAAATCATGGGGTCAGTGGCCCAGGCGTATCAGCCTTCCCGCACGCCTGCTGAGCGCAATCGCAGGACCATCTATGCTGAGCGCTATCGTACCCTGGCAGATCCCATCCTCGAAGTATTTAACCAACCCGGTACGGATTTTTCTTGCGAAGAGCGAACGCAATCTACGGTTGCTACCCAGGCTTTTGCCCAATTTAACAGTCGGCAAACCAGGGCTCGGGCCCTGGCGATGGCCCAGCGATTAGCCGCCTTGCATAAGACACAGGAAGAACAAATTCACCAGGCCATTTTGCAGGTTTGGAATAGAAAAGCGCGACCCGGGGAAATCCGTGAAGCCCAGGCGTACCTGACTAAAATGACCGAATACCATCAGAAGAATGCACCTGTCACGATTGAATATCCAACGGAGGTCACCCGTCAAATGATGGAAGAAATGACCGGCGAACCTTTTGAATACATAGAAGAACTGGATATTTACAAAGACTATATCCCTGATCTAATGGATAAGGATGTGGTTCCAGGGGTTAGGGCAATGGCTGATCTTGCTGTTGTATTGTTTAACGCCAATGAATTTCTTTATGTCTATTAA